The Meiothermus ruber DSM 1279 genome includes the window CCCCGTCTTTCTCGAACGGCCCCGTGGCCGGGAACTGCTCCATCATCTCCACAAACAAGGGGTGCAGCAAAGCCTTGTACTGCCCGCCGATGCGCCGCCACATGAAGGGCGAGAACATCGGCTCGATGCCGCTCGAGACCCCCATCAGCATGCTGGTGGTTCCGGTGGGGGCCACCGTCAGCACCGCCACGTTGCGCCGCGGGCGGATGCCCAGCGCTTCGAAGGCGGCCCGGTTTTGTTCGTACACCGGGAAGACCCCGCGCTCCTGGCCCAGCCGCTCCGACTCGGCGATGGCCTCTTCACGCATGGCGTTCATCACCTGGGCCACCACCCGGCGGCCCGCCTCGGAGGAGTAGGGCAGCCCCATCTTGATGAGCATGTCGGCCAGGCCCATCACCCCCAGGCCCAGGCGGCGCAGGGTCTGGCTGGCGACGCGGTTGTCCTCGAGGGCAAACACGTTCACGTCCAGCACGTTATCCAGGAAGCGTACCGCGGTGCGCACATCCTTGCGGAACTCGGCAAAGTTGAACGCGCCGTTTTCCACGTAGGCGGCCAGGTTGATGGCCCCCAGGTCGCAAGGTTCGCCCACCGTTAGGGGGATTTCCCCGCACGGATTGGTCGAGCGAATCTGATAGCGCGGCCCCAGGTTCTTGAGCGCCGAAAGCTCGTTAATACGATCCACAAAGATCAAGCCGGGCTCACCAGTGGCCCAGGCGTGCCAGGCAATCTCGTGCCAGAGCCACTTGGCCGGCACCTTGCCATCGTAGACCGGGATGGGCCGGGCACCATCCTGGGCGCGCTCGGGCAGGTCGGGCAGCGCCCCTGTGTAGGGCCCCTGCACCGGGTAGGGGTAGTATTTACCTGGCACCTCCGAAGGTTCCACTGCCCATAGCCCATCGGCTTGCAGGGTCTGCCAGAAGGCTTCGGTGACCAGAATCGAGATGTTGAAGGTAGAAATATCGCCCTCGCTGGCCTCCCGGTCGAGGTCTTTGGCGGTCAGGAAGTCCAGCAGGTCGGGGTGGTCAATGGCGATGGTGGCCATCCCAGCACCACGACGGGTTCCACCCTGGCGCACCACCCGCAGCACCGGGGCGTACACATAGCGCAGGGTGGCAACGGGGCCGGCTTTTTCGGCCCCCAGGTTGGCCCACTCCAAAAAGTTATCGAAAATCTCCACCAAAAAGCTCACCGGGCCGCTGCTGGTACCACCGCTGCCCCGGATGGGCGCCCCCTCGGGCCGCAGGCTGCTGAAGTCCACATGGGGTTCCTGGCCCTTTACGGCCAGGCTCGAGGCCGATTTGGCCGCCTCGATAATGCCGCGCATATCGTCGGGCACTACCAGCACGTCGCCGGGCCGCTCGCGCACGGTCATCACCCCGTTGCGCCGGGCCAGCGCCGCGAGTTCGGGCTTCAAAAGGCCGTAAACCACCCGCGTCCAGTTACGCACGGTGATCTGTTCCTTATCGCCATCGGGGTTAATGGGGGGGCGCATCATGCCCTTGATGAAATCCTCGACGTCGGCGTGGTCGGCGGCAATGTAAGCGAAGCCGCGCACCGTACCGCGGGGGCCGGCATGCTTGCGCGAAACGTAGGGGTCAAGGTTGACGCCGTTTCCCCCCCCCACCTTGGTCACCAGGGCCAGCTTGGTTGCAACCTCCATCACCCCATCAAAGCTGCTGGGGTCGTGTTCGGTTGCGCCCTGTACAAAGCAGTTGAGCACATTACCGTGCTGGGTGCCCGCCCCTGCCAGCACCCGCCCACCCGGGCAAAAGCGTTTGGAAGCCATCAACCGGTAAAACTGCTCGCTCCAGTATTGCTTATCCTGCTCGGATTTTTCCGGCGAAGCCACCCAGGTAGCCACCCGGCGAAACATGCCAAACACATCCCCATCGCCCGGCTGCATATACTGGCGCTTGGCTATGGCTTGGGCATGGTCATCGAACGGTGCAGGCTCAAAGCTATGCATGAACTCCTCCCAATTTTCAGCAAGAACACCCCGGCCACCCTGGTGGCACTATATATAGGGGCTTCCGCGCTAAATGCTACTACCGGTTGTGTGTTCCTGGCAAGTAGACCAGAGTAACGATTAAGAATGCTAGCAATACGATAGTTACATAATATGCCAAGACCCGCCCAGAAGCAAGGCTCATATATTGTGATTCTTATAGCATCTAGACACTATAAGCAGTAATTCTATGCTGGATTGCATCTGTTACAGGCAGAAAATCCCAGCCACCCGGTTCCTATTCAAGGGGCTGCCAAACCGCCAGGCTAAACGGCTCGAGGACACCATCTTCCAGATAACCGCCCACGCAGCGGCCTGTTTTGCCTGATAACCGGTCGACCGTCCGCTCGCCCCGCGGCCACAGCCCGTGCAGAGGAAAATCGATGCGCCAGGGTTCCGGGGAGGTATTGATCGTTACCACCACGCTGGAATGCTCGAGGGTACGGGCAAAGGCCAGGTGGCCGTCCTGGGCATACAGGTACTGGTAGCGCCCCCGGCGCAGCGCTGGCAACGAGCGACGCAAAGCCGACATCTGCTGGATGGTCTGCTGAATGGATTTGTGCCAGCGAGACTCATCCCAGATCATGCCGCGGCGGTTGTCGGGATCGTGGCCTCCGGCCATGCCGATCTCGTCACCGTAGTAGACCGTGGGTGCGCCTGGAAGGGTGAAAAGCATGGCAAAAGCCAACTGCACCCGCTCAACCTGGCCGCGCAAAATACTGAAGATGCGGGGGGTGTCGTGCGAGGTCATGATGTTCATCTGGGCGGTCACGATCTCCCAGTCGTAGCGGCGGAAGAGCTCCTCGAGGCGGTGGTGGCAGGCCATGGCCCCCAGGCTTTCTATGCGCCCCAGGCCGCTTTTGGCAGCCAGGTCTTTGTCCAGCACATCAGCCCCCACAAAGCCCAGGATGGCCCGCCCCAGCGGATAGTTCATCACCGCGTCAAATTGATCGCCTTGCAACCAGCGGCTGGCGTCATCCCAGATCTCACCCACAATGTAGGCCTCGGGGTTCCGGGCCTTAACCCTCCGGCGGAACTCACGCCAAAAATCGTCGTCGTCAATCTCGTTGGGCACATCCAGGCGCCAGCCATCAATACCGTACTGTAGCCAGTATTCCGCCACCGACAGCAGATACTCCCGACACTCGGGGTTGGCGGTGTTGAACTTGGGAAGCTCGGGGTTGTTCCACCAGGCCGCGTAGTTGGCGTGTTTGGTATAGGCGTTCAGGGGAAACTTGTAGATGTGAAACCAGTTGAGGTAGGGCGAGGCCGCCTCGTTTTCCATGATGTGCTGAAAAGCAAAGTGGGCCCGCCCGCAGTGGTTGAACACCCCGTCCAACACCACCCGTATATCGCGCCGGTGGGCCTCCTCCACCAACCGCTGCAGCGCCAGATTACCCCCCAGGATGGGGTCTACCTGGAAGTAGTCGCTGGTGTGATAGCGGTGGTTGGCCGTCGAGGCGAAGATGGGACAGAAGTACAGGGCGTTGAAGCCCTGCTCTTTAATGTAGTCCAGCTTCTCGATGACCCCCCAGAGGTTGCCCCCTTTGAAACCGCGCAGGGTAGGGGGGGCATCCCAAGCCTCAAAAGCACCTTGCACCGGCGCAGGTTGGCCCGCTGGCCCCTGCCCTATGCGAAAACGATCTGGAAATATTTGGTAGAAAACCGCGTCTTTGACCCAATCTGGTGTCATTCAAGCTCCCACACGTTACCAGGGGTTAGTCTAAACCCTACGGGCCAAATCTCAAGTGCAGCCACACCATATGTGGCGCTAAACCTCCAGCTCTGATAGGATGCCAAAGTTATGTCGCGTGGGAATCTGTTTGTCATGACTGGGGCTTCGGGGGTGGGCAAAGGCACCATACGGGGAAGGCTGCTGGAGTACCACCGTATGTACTATTCCATCTCCATGACCACCCGCCCACCCAGGCCAGGCGAGCGCAATGGGGTGGACTATTACTTTGTGAGCAAGGCCGATTTTGAAAGCAAAATTGCTCAGAATGGCTTTCTGGAATGGGCCCAGTACGTAGACGACTACTACGGAACCCCGCGCGAGCCGGTAGAAGAAGCGCTCAGCAAAGGGCAGGACGTGCTCCTAGAAATCGAGGTGCAGGGGGCTTTGCAGGTCAAGCAAACCCTGCCCGAAGCCATCCTGGTTTTCATCATCCCGCCCTCGCTCTCGGAGCTGCGGCGGCGTCTGTTGGTACGCGGCACCGACAGCCTGCCCAAGATTCGCAAGCGGCTGGAGCGGGCCGTGGAAGAAATCCGTATGGCCGACCGTTTTAAATATGTGCTGGTCAATGACCAGCTCGACAAGGCTGTCTCCGACTTTGCGGCCATCATCCAGGCCGAGCGGCTGTTGCAGCCCCGCATGCACGAGGCCATCGAGCGGGCGCTTTCCCAAGATCCCGCCCTGGAAAAAGAGCTAGACGAGCTCGAGCGCAAACGGCTCGAGGCGGGCGAGGCCGGTTCATAACCATGGCCTCAGCAAGGATCAACCTCGGTTGCACGCTGGGCCCATTGCTTGTTTTTGGAAACTCAAGTATCAGCCCTGATCTTTGGTGTACAATCGGAACTTGGTTGTAGTTGTAGAGGTATACCTATGGCAGAACCCGGTATCGACACCCTTCTGAGCCTGACCGATTCAAAGTACCGCCTAACCGTGGTGACGGCCAAGCGGGCTCAACAGCTTTTGCGTTACGACTTTAAGAACACCGTTCTGAGCCCCGACGAGTACCCCCGGATGCACACCCTGGAAGGCGACAAACCCGACCCCAACGCGGTCACCTGGGCCATGCAGGAGCTCAAAACCGGGCGGCTTCTCATCGGTGAAAACCTCATCGCTGAAGATCGGCTCACCAAATTCCTCGACCAGATGTACCCACGCGAGGTTATCGAGCCTGCCGACTGAAACGCGTACTTGTAGGGTGTGGGCCGCCCTGCACAGCCCGCATCTTCATTCATTGAGCCAAAACCAAGAAAGCCTTTTTTGTCGCTATATTTTTTGGAACATTGCCGCGGAGCCCTGTATAATCTCAATTCGGTATTCAGGGAGTTGATATGGCAAGCAAGGAACAGAGGCACCGCGCTATCCAGGAAATTATCAGCCGCGAGAGCATTTCCACCCAGGCCCAGTTGGTGGAGCGGCTGCGCAAAATGAACTTCGACGTAACCCAGGCCACCGTAAGCCGGGATATCAGTGAATTGCGCCTGGTACGGGTTCCGCTAGGGCGGGGGAAGCACAAATACGCCCTGGCCCACCTCGAGCTCTC containing:
- a CDS encoding adenosylcobalamin-dependent ribonucleoside-diphosphate reductase, translating into MHSFEPAPFDDHAQAIAKRQYMQPGDGDVFGMFRRVATWVASPEKSEQDKQYWSEQFYRLMASKRFCPGGRVLAGAGTQHGNVLNCFVQGATEHDPSSFDGVMEVATKLALVTKVGGGNGVNLDPYVSRKHAGPRGTVRGFAYIAADHADVEDFIKGMMRPPINPDGDKEQITVRNWTRVVYGLLKPELAALARRNGVMTVRERPGDVLVVPDDMRGIIEAAKSASSLAVKGQEPHVDFSSLRPEGAPIRGSGGTSSGPVSFLVEIFDNFLEWANLGAEKAGPVATLRYVYAPVLRVVRQGGTRRGAGMATIAIDHPDLLDFLTAKDLDREASEGDISTFNISILVTEAFWQTLQADGLWAVEPSEVPGKYYPYPVQGPYTGALPDLPERAQDGARPIPVYDGKVPAKWLWHEIAWHAWATGEPGLIFVDRINELSALKNLGPRYQIRSTNPCGEIPLTVGEPCDLGAINLAAYVENGAFNFAEFRKDVRTAVRFLDNVLDVNVFALEDNRVASQTLRRLGLGVMGLADMLIKMGLPYSSEAGRRVVAQVMNAMREEAIAESERLGQERGVFPVYEQNRAAFEALGIRPRRNVAVLTVAPTGTTSMLMGVSSGIEPMFSPFMWRRIGGQYKALLHPLFVEMMEQFPATGPFEKDGAWNWEAIIEAIQANHGTVKGLEGIPAAIALVFEGAHDVPPLDHVRMQGVVQTAFDAEGYAANSLSKTINLPNQATVEDVEAAYTEAYMTGCKGITVYRDGSREFQVLSVSKEEKKEEKAQSKSQETVAVQPALLEVPPSPERTARPIFERTGRLVGYTDMVKLTAADGTRRSFLVTVNMQGEHPVEVILTSGKAGDEANADSEALGRIISKALQYGVPVAELVKTLRGINGGLYGSYQGRFVTSKADLIAVALETSSKIQIAEAERKAAQMPPDDRMVPQAMQRAMTAPIQNIQPKTGLGKCPECGDANLVREEGCIKCYSCGYSKCG
- a CDS encoding glycoside hydrolase family 13 protein; this encodes MTPDWVKDAVFYQIFPDRFRIGQGPAGQPAPVQGAFEAWDAPPTLRGFKGGNLWGVIEKLDYIKEQGFNALYFCPIFASTANHRYHTSDYFQVDPILGGNLALQRLVEEAHRRDIRVVLDGVFNHCGRAHFAFQHIMENEAASPYLNWFHIYKFPLNAYTKHANYAAWWNNPELPKFNTANPECREYLLSVAEYWLQYGIDGWRLDVPNEIDDDDFWREFRRRVKARNPEAYIVGEIWDDASRWLQGDQFDAVMNYPLGRAILGFVGADVLDKDLAAKSGLGRIESLGAMACHHRLEELFRRYDWEIVTAQMNIMTSHDTPRIFSILRGQVERVQLAFAMLFTLPGAPTVYYGDEIGMAGGHDPDNRRGMIWDESRWHKSIQQTIQQMSALRRSLPALRRGRYQYLYAQDGHLAFARTLEHSSVVVTINTSPEPWRIDFPLHGLWPRGERTVDRLSGKTGRCVGGYLEDGVLEPFSLAVWQPLE
- the gmk gene encoding guanylate kinase, which produces MSRGNLFVMTGASGVGKGTIRGRLLEYHRMYYSISMTTRPPRPGERNGVDYYFVSKADFESKIAQNGFLEWAQYVDDYYGTPREPVEEALSKGQDVLLEIEVQGALQVKQTLPEAILVFIIPPSLSELRRRLLVRGTDSLPKIRKRLERAVEEIRMADRFKYVLVNDQLDKAVSDFAAIIQAERLLQPRMHEAIERALSQDPALEKELDELERKRLEAGEAGS
- the rpoZ gene encoding DNA-directed RNA polymerase subunit omega, whose translation is MAEPGIDTLLSLTDSKYRLTVVTAKRAQQLLRYDFKNTVLSPDEYPRMHTLEGDKPDPNAVTWAMQELKTGRLLIGENLIAEDRLTKFLDQMYPREVIEPAD